In Neofelis nebulosa isolate mNeoNeb1 chromosome 7, mNeoNeb1.pri, whole genome shotgun sequence, the following proteins share a genomic window:
- the PAPLN gene encoding papilin isoform X1 gives MGRGEASQRQGEKVQPPQAFRAARPTSHSRGGHRRSSAACPARRETQAEMQAEIQMFLLVPLLLAPAPGSSAPKVRRQSDLWGPWGSWGPCSRTCGGGISFRERPCYSQRTDGGSSCVGPVRSHRSCHTESCPTGARDFRAEQCAQFDGQDFQGKRYKWLPYYGAPNKCELNCIPKGENFYYKHREAVVDGTPCEPGKRDVCVEGSCRAVGCDHNLDSSKEEDKCLQCGGDGTTCYPVTGTFDANDLSRGYNQILIIPSGATSIRVEEVAASRNFLAVKSIRGEYYLNGHWTIGGAWALPVASTVLYYERGAEGDLAPERLLARGPTSEPLVIELLSQEPNPGVSYEYHLPLGSPRPGFHWSHGSWSDCSTECGGGHQSRPVFCTTDNEVYPDHMCQPQLRPTDHRPCSTHPCPQTKRTSYLHQPRAWHLAGAQRACRNSWKTGPWSPCSASCGGGSQSRSVYCVLSDGAGVQEATEEAECAGLPGKPPTMRPCNLQRCASWNAEPWGECSVSCGAGIRKRSVTCRGDEGSLLQATACSLEDRPPVSEPCAHEDCPPVSDQAWHVGAWGLCSKSCSSGTRRRQVVCALGPPSRCGSLAQSKPGEVEPCNTQPCHLPPGVPSMQDMHSSPGDPRISLGPQAAPTSDSRGQWWARQEQPLAQGNPTGAQGLHLPAPAPSFQQSPHRRSGLAPHDCRLSPYGCCPDGHTVSLGPQWQGCPGASCQQSRYGCCPDGVSVAEGPHQAGCAASYSSDKTGRRPVSRAVASTAPKAHQPQAQQKEPSECQGSRFGCCYDNVASAAGPLGEGCVGQPGYAYPVRCLLPSAHGSCTDWAARWYFVPSVGQCNRFWYGGCHGNGNNFASEEECVSSCRGRQQEPPRPEPGASGQSTHRHGGGSGPGGQQEAGGHRTGATVQTRPLPSGGLRWRDGEPGPGEEGHAQAFGERPLGEELGPSAPGLGGDAGRPAAPSHSSSYRISLAGSEPALVQAALGHLVRLFCQDDTSPEPHARWQKDGRPISSDRHKLQPDGSLVISPLRAEDTGTYSCGSSRPGRDSQKIQLRVTGGDVAVLSEAEPRHFPQTRDPAQGHSPRESSLVGNAGGLGALSSLQIRPTTRLLLDRNQPRVVDAHPGQQIRLTCRAEGFPPPVIEWQRDGQPLSSPRHQLQPDGSLVISHVALEDGGFYACVAFNGQDRDQRWVQLRVLGELAITELPSTMLVPEGDTARLLCVVTGESVNIRWSRNGLPVRADGHRVYQSPDGTLLIHNLQPRDEGSYTCSAYRGSQAVSRSTEVKVGPPALAAQPRDLSRECMDQPELANCDLILQAQLCGNEYYSSFCCASCSRFQPHARPVWQQG, from the exons atggGGCGGGGAGAAGCCAGCCAGCGGCAGGGAGAGAAAGTCCAACCTCCGCAGGCGTTCCGCGCCGCCAGGCCAACCTCCCATTCCAGGGGCGGGCACCGACGGAGCAGCGCTGCGTGCCCCGCGCGCCGGGAGACCCAG GCTGAGATGCAGGCCGAGATCCAGATGTTCCTGCTCGTGCCCCTGCTGCTGGCCCCGGCCCCTGGGTCCTCG GCTCCCAAGGTGAGGCGGCAGAGTGacctctggggcccctggggcagctggggccCCTGCAGCCGGACCTGCGGAGGGGGCATCAGCTTCCGGGAGCGCCCCTGCTACTCCCAGAG GACAGACGGAGGCTCCAGCTGCGTGGGCCCTGTCCGGAGCCACCGTTCTTGCCACACTGAG AGCTGCCCCACCGGTGCCAGGGACTTCCGGGCTGAGCAGTGTGCCCAGTTCGACGGCCAGGACTTCCAGGGAAAGCGTTACAAATGGCTGCCCTACTACGGGG CCCCGAACAAGTGTGAACTGAACTGCATTCCCAAGGGGGAGAACTTCTACTACAAGCACAGGGAGGCTGTCGTGGACGGGACGCCCTGCGAGCCTGGCAAACGGGACGTGTGTGTGGAGGGCAGCTGCCGG GCCGTTGGCTGTGACCACAACCTAGACTCATCAAAGGAGGAGGACAAGTGTCTGCAGTGTGGGGGTGACGGCACCACCTGCTACCCCGTCACAGGCACCTTTGATGCCAATGACCTCAGCAGAG GCTACAACCAGATCCTCATAATTCCCTCGGGGGCTACCAGTATCCGGGTGGAGGAGGTGGCCGCCAGCAGGAACTTCCTGG CGGTGAAGAGCATCCGTGGCGAATACTACCTCAACGGGCACTGGACCATCGGGGGTGCCTGGGCCCTGCCTGTGGCCAGCACTGTCTTGTACTACGAGCGAGGGGCTGAGGGGGACCTGGCGCCTGAGCGGCTCCTGGCTCGCGGCCCCACCTCAGAGCCCCTAGTCATTGAG CTCCtcagccaggagcccaacccaggcGTGAGCTACGAGTACCACCTGCCCCTGGGCAGCCCCCGGCCCGGCTTCCACTGGAGCCACGGCTCGTGGAGTGACTGCAGCACGGAGTGCGGTGGAG GTCACCAGTCCCGCCCAGTGTTCTGCACCACTGACAACGAGGTCTACCCTGACCACATGTGCCAGCCCCAGCTGCGGCCGACTGACCACCGCCCCTGCAGCACTCACCCCTGTCCGCAGACCAAGCG GACCTCTTACCTGCACCAGCCCAGAGCGTGGCACCTTGCTGGGGCCCAGCGTGCCTGCAGGAACAG CTGGAAGACGGGGCCCTGGTCGCCCTGCTCAGCCTCCTGTGGCGGCGGCTCCCAGTCCCGCTCTGTCTACTGCGTTTTGTCCGATGGGGCTGGCGTCCAGGAGGCCACTGAGGAGGCCGAGTGTGCAGGCCTGCCCGGGAAGCCCCCCACCATGCGGCCTTGCAACCTGCAGCGCTGTGCATCCTGGAATGCGGAGCCCTGGGGAGAG TGTTCTGTCAGCTGTGGTGCCGGGATCCGGAAGCGGAGTGTCACTTGCCGGGGCGACGAGGGGTCTCTGCTCCAGGCGACAGCGTGCTCCTTGGAGGACCGCCCCCCCGTCTCTGAGCCCTGCGCGCATGAAGACTGTCCCCCCGTCAGCGACCAGGCCTGGCATGTGGGCGCCTGGGGTCTA TGCTCCAAGAGCTGCAGCTCGGGCACTCGGCGTCGCCAGGTCGTCTGTGCCCTCGGGCCGCCCAGCCGCTGTGGGAGCCTGGCGCAGTCCAAGCCTGGGGAGGTGGAGCCCTGTAACACACAGCCCTGCCACCTTCCTCCAG GTGTCCCCAGCATGCAGGACATGCACAGCAGCCCCGGGGATCCTCGCATATCTCTGGGGCCTCAGGCGGCCCCCACCTCAG ATTCCAGAGGCCAGTGGTGGGCCCGTCAAGAGCAACCCTTGGCCCAAGGAAACCCCAcaggagcccagggcctccaCCTGCCCGCCCCAGCCCCCTCTTTTCAGCAATCCCCACACAGACGGTCTGGCTTGGCACCCCACGACTGCAGACTCAGCCCCTATGGGTGCTGTCCTGATGGCCACACTGTATCTCTTGGGCCACAGTGGCAGGGCTGTCCTGGGGCCTCATGTCAGCAGAGCAG GTACGGGTGCTGCCCTGATGGGGTGTCTGTGGCTGAGGGGCCCCATCAAGCTGGCTGTGCAGCATCTTACAGCAGTGATAAGACCGGGAGAAGGCCGGTGTCGAGAGCAGTGGCTTCCACA GCTCCCAAGGCCCACCAGCCCCAGGCTCAGCAGAAGGAGCCCAGTGAGTGCCAGGGCTCCCGGTTTGGCTGTTGCTATGATAATGTGGCCTCTGCTGCTGGTCCTCTTGGGGAAGGCTGTGTGGGCCAGCCCGGCTATG cCTACCCTGTGCGGTGCCTGCTGCCCAGTGCCCATGGCTCCTGCACGGACTGGGCCGCACGCTGGTACTTCGTCCCCTCCGTGGGCCAGTGTAACCGCTTCTGGTATGGCGGGTGCCATGGCAACGGCAATAACTTTGCCTCCGAAGAGGAGTGCGTGAGCAGCTGCCGGGGACGTCAACAGGAGCCCCCCAGACCTGAGCCTGGGGCCTCTGGCCAGAGCACCCATAGACACGGTGGTGGCAGCGGTCCTGGAGGCCAGCAAGAGGCCGGCGGGCACAGGACGGGGGCCACAGTCCAGACGAGGCCCTTGCCTTCTGGTGGCCTCCGGTGGCGAGACGGAGAGCCTGGGCCTGGAGAGGAGGGCCACGCCCAGGCCTTTGGAGAGAGGCCCCTGGGCGAGGAGCTTGGGCCCAGTGCCCCTGGACTGGGCGGAGATGCCGGGAGGCCAGCGGCGCCCTCCCACAGCTCTTCCTACAG GATCAGCTTGGCAGGCTCGGAGCCAGCCCTGGTGCAAGCGGCCCTGGGGCACTTAGTGCGCCTCTTCTGTCAAGACGACACCTCCCCGGAGCCCCATGCCAGGTGGCAGAAAGATGGGCGGCCCATCTCCTCTGACAG GCACAAGCTGCAGCCTGATGGCTCCCTGGTCATCAGTCCCCTGCGGGCAGAGGACACTGGCACCTACAGCTGTGGCAGCAGCAGGCCAGGCCGTGACTCTCAGAAGATCCAGCTTCGTGTCACAG GGGGTGACGTGGCCGTGCTGTCTGAGGCTGAGCCAAGGCACTTCCCTCAGACCAGGGACCCAGCCCAGGGCCACAGTCCTCGGGAGTCCAGCCTAGTGGGGAATGCGGGGGGCCTGGGGGCTCTCTCCTCCTTGCAGATTCGGCCCACGACCAG GCTGCTTCTGGACAGGAACCAGCCTAGGGTGGTGGACGCCCATCCAGGTCAGCAGATCCGGTTGACCTGTCGTGCTGAGGGCTTCCCACCCCCAGTCATTGAGTGGCAAAGAGATGGGCagcccctctcttcccccag ACACCAGCTGCAGCCCGATGGCTCTCTGGTCATCAGCCACGTGGCTCTGGAAGATGGCGGCTTCTATGCCTGTGTCGCTTTCAACGGGCAGGACCGAGACCAGAGATGGGTCCAGCTCAGAGTTCTGG GGGAGCTGGCCATCACAGAACTGCCCTCTACTATGCTGGTGCCAGAGGGTGACACGGCCAGGCTGCTATGCGTGGTGACAGGAGAAAGCGTAAACATCAGGTGGTCCAG GAATGGGCTGCCGGTGCGGGCCGACGGGCATCGAGTCTACCAGTCCCCAGATGGCACACTGCTGATCCACAACCTGCAGCCCAGAGACGAGGGCTCCTACACGTGCAGTGCCTACCGTGGAAGCCAGGCAGTCAGCCGCAGCACGGAGGTGAAGGTGGGCCCGCCGG CACTGGCAGCCCAGCCCAGGGACCTCAGCAGGGAGTGTATGGATCAGCCTGAGCTGGCCAACTGTGATTTGATCCTGCAGGCCCAGCTCTGTGGCAATGAGTATTACTCCAGCTTCTGCTGTGCCAGCTGTTCCCGCTTCCAGCCTCACGCTCGGCCTGTCTGGCAGCAGGGATGA
- the PAPLN gene encoding papilin isoform X4 — translation MQAEIQMFLLVPLLLAPAPGSSAPKVRRQSDLWGPWGSWGPCSRTCGGGISFRERPCYSQRTDGGSSCVGPVRSHRSCHTESCPTGARDFRAEQCAQFDGQDFQGKRYKWLPYYGAPNKCELNCIPKGENFYYKHREAVVDGTPCEPGKRDVCVEGSCRAVGCDHNLDSSKEEDKCLQCGGDGTTCYPVTGTFDANDLSRGYNQILIIPSGATSIRVEEVAASRNFLAVKSIRGEYYLNGHWTIGGAWALPVASTVLYYERGAEGDLAPERLLARGPTSEPLVIELLSQEPNPGVSYEYHLPLGSPRPGFHWSHGSWSDCSTECGGGHQSRPVFCTTDNEVYPDHMCQPQLRPTDHRPCSTHPCPQTKRWKTGPWSPCSASCGGGSQSRSVYCVLSDGAGVQEATEEAECAGLPGKPPTMRPCNLQRCASWNAEPWGECSVSCGAGIRKRSVTCRGDEGSLLQATACSLEDRPPVSEPCAHEDCPPVSDQAWHVGAWGLCSKSCSSGTRRRQVVCALGPPSRCGSLAQSKPGEVEPCNTQPCHLPPGVPSMQDMHSSPGDPRISLGPQAAPTSDSRGQWWARQEQPLAQGNPTGAQGLHLPAPAPSFQQSPHRRSGLAPHDCRLSPYGCCPDGHTVSLGPQWQGCPGASCQQSRYGCCPDGVSVAEGPHQAGCAASYSSDKTGRRPVSRAVASTAPKAHQPQAQQKEPSECQGSRFGCCYDNVASAAGPLGEGCVGQPGYAYPVRCLLPSAHGSCTDWAARWYFVPSVGQCNRFWYGGCHGNGNNFASEEECVSSCRGRQQEPPRPEPGASGQSTHRHGGGSGPGGQQEAGGHRTGATVQTRPLPSGGLRWRDGEPGPGEEGHAQAFGERPLGEELGPSAPGLGGDAGRPAAPSHSSSYRISLAGSEPALVQAALGHLVRLFCQDDTSPEPHARWQKDGRPISSDRHKLQPDGSLVISPLRAEDTGTYSCGSSRPGRDSQKIQLRVTGGDVAVLSEAEPRHFPQTRDPAQGHSPRESSLVGNAGGLGALSSLQIRPTTRLLLDRNQPRVVDAHPGQQIRLTCRAEGFPPPVIEWQRDGQPLSSPRHQLQPDGSLVISHVALEDGGFYACVAFNGQDRDQRWVQLRVLGELAITELPSTMLVPEGDTARLLCVVTGESVNIRWSRNGLPVRADGHRVYQSPDGTLLIHNLQPRDEGSYTCSAYRGSQAVSRSTEVKVGPPALAAQPRDLSRECMDQPELANCDLILQAQLCGNEYYSSFCCASCSRFQPHARPVWQQG, via the exons ATGCAGGCCGAGATCCAGATGTTCCTGCTCGTGCCCCTGCTGCTGGCCCCGGCCCCTGGGTCCTCG GCTCCCAAGGTGAGGCGGCAGAGTGacctctggggcccctggggcagctggggccCCTGCAGCCGGACCTGCGGAGGGGGCATCAGCTTCCGGGAGCGCCCCTGCTACTCCCAGAG GACAGACGGAGGCTCCAGCTGCGTGGGCCCTGTCCGGAGCCACCGTTCTTGCCACACTGAG AGCTGCCCCACCGGTGCCAGGGACTTCCGGGCTGAGCAGTGTGCCCAGTTCGACGGCCAGGACTTCCAGGGAAAGCGTTACAAATGGCTGCCCTACTACGGGG CCCCGAACAAGTGTGAACTGAACTGCATTCCCAAGGGGGAGAACTTCTACTACAAGCACAGGGAGGCTGTCGTGGACGGGACGCCCTGCGAGCCTGGCAAACGGGACGTGTGTGTGGAGGGCAGCTGCCGG GCCGTTGGCTGTGACCACAACCTAGACTCATCAAAGGAGGAGGACAAGTGTCTGCAGTGTGGGGGTGACGGCACCACCTGCTACCCCGTCACAGGCACCTTTGATGCCAATGACCTCAGCAGAG GCTACAACCAGATCCTCATAATTCCCTCGGGGGCTACCAGTATCCGGGTGGAGGAGGTGGCCGCCAGCAGGAACTTCCTGG CGGTGAAGAGCATCCGTGGCGAATACTACCTCAACGGGCACTGGACCATCGGGGGTGCCTGGGCCCTGCCTGTGGCCAGCACTGTCTTGTACTACGAGCGAGGGGCTGAGGGGGACCTGGCGCCTGAGCGGCTCCTGGCTCGCGGCCCCACCTCAGAGCCCCTAGTCATTGAG CTCCtcagccaggagcccaacccaggcGTGAGCTACGAGTACCACCTGCCCCTGGGCAGCCCCCGGCCCGGCTTCCACTGGAGCCACGGCTCGTGGAGTGACTGCAGCACGGAGTGCGGTGGAG GTCACCAGTCCCGCCCAGTGTTCTGCACCACTGACAACGAGGTCTACCCTGACCACATGTGCCAGCCCCAGCTGCGGCCGACTGACCACCGCCCCTGCAGCACTCACCCCTGTCCGCAGACCAAGCG CTGGAAGACGGGGCCCTGGTCGCCCTGCTCAGCCTCCTGTGGCGGCGGCTCCCAGTCCCGCTCTGTCTACTGCGTTTTGTCCGATGGGGCTGGCGTCCAGGAGGCCACTGAGGAGGCCGAGTGTGCAGGCCTGCCCGGGAAGCCCCCCACCATGCGGCCTTGCAACCTGCAGCGCTGTGCATCCTGGAATGCGGAGCCCTGGGGAGAG TGTTCTGTCAGCTGTGGTGCCGGGATCCGGAAGCGGAGTGTCACTTGCCGGGGCGACGAGGGGTCTCTGCTCCAGGCGACAGCGTGCTCCTTGGAGGACCGCCCCCCCGTCTCTGAGCCCTGCGCGCATGAAGACTGTCCCCCCGTCAGCGACCAGGCCTGGCATGTGGGCGCCTGGGGTCTA TGCTCCAAGAGCTGCAGCTCGGGCACTCGGCGTCGCCAGGTCGTCTGTGCCCTCGGGCCGCCCAGCCGCTGTGGGAGCCTGGCGCAGTCCAAGCCTGGGGAGGTGGAGCCCTGTAACACACAGCCCTGCCACCTTCCTCCAG GTGTCCCCAGCATGCAGGACATGCACAGCAGCCCCGGGGATCCTCGCATATCTCTGGGGCCTCAGGCGGCCCCCACCTCAG ATTCCAGAGGCCAGTGGTGGGCCCGTCAAGAGCAACCCTTGGCCCAAGGAAACCCCAcaggagcccagggcctccaCCTGCCCGCCCCAGCCCCCTCTTTTCAGCAATCCCCACACAGACGGTCTGGCTTGGCACCCCACGACTGCAGACTCAGCCCCTATGGGTGCTGTCCTGATGGCCACACTGTATCTCTTGGGCCACAGTGGCAGGGCTGTCCTGGGGCCTCATGTCAGCAGAGCAG GTACGGGTGCTGCCCTGATGGGGTGTCTGTGGCTGAGGGGCCCCATCAAGCTGGCTGTGCAGCATCTTACAGCAGTGATAAGACCGGGAGAAGGCCGGTGTCGAGAGCAGTGGCTTCCACA GCTCCCAAGGCCCACCAGCCCCAGGCTCAGCAGAAGGAGCCCAGTGAGTGCCAGGGCTCCCGGTTTGGCTGTTGCTATGATAATGTGGCCTCTGCTGCTGGTCCTCTTGGGGAAGGCTGTGTGGGCCAGCCCGGCTATG cCTACCCTGTGCGGTGCCTGCTGCCCAGTGCCCATGGCTCCTGCACGGACTGGGCCGCACGCTGGTACTTCGTCCCCTCCGTGGGCCAGTGTAACCGCTTCTGGTATGGCGGGTGCCATGGCAACGGCAATAACTTTGCCTCCGAAGAGGAGTGCGTGAGCAGCTGCCGGGGACGTCAACAGGAGCCCCCCAGACCTGAGCCTGGGGCCTCTGGCCAGAGCACCCATAGACACGGTGGTGGCAGCGGTCCTGGAGGCCAGCAAGAGGCCGGCGGGCACAGGACGGGGGCCACAGTCCAGACGAGGCCCTTGCCTTCTGGTGGCCTCCGGTGGCGAGACGGAGAGCCTGGGCCTGGAGAGGAGGGCCACGCCCAGGCCTTTGGAGAGAGGCCCCTGGGCGAGGAGCTTGGGCCCAGTGCCCCTGGACTGGGCGGAGATGCCGGGAGGCCAGCGGCGCCCTCCCACAGCTCTTCCTACAG GATCAGCTTGGCAGGCTCGGAGCCAGCCCTGGTGCAAGCGGCCCTGGGGCACTTAGTGCGCCTCTTCTGTCAAGACGACACCTCCCCGGAGCCCCATGCCAGGTGGCAGAAAGATGGGCGGCCCATCTCCTCTGACAG GCACAAGCTGCAGCCTGATGGCTCCCTGGTCATCAGTCCCCTGCGGGCAGAGGACACTGGCACCTACAGCTGTGGCAGCAGCAGGCCAGGCCGTGACTCTCAGAAGATCCAGCTTCGTGTCACAG GGGGTGACGTGGCCGTGCTGTCTGAGGCTGAGCCAAGGCACTTCCCTCAGACCAGGGACCCAGCCCAGGGCCACAGTCCTCGGGAGTCCAGCCTAGTGGGGAATGCGGGGGGCCTGGGGGCTCTCTCCTCCTTGCAGATTCGGCCCACGACCAG GCTGCTTCTGGACAGGAACCAGCCTAGGGTGGTGGACGCCCATCCAGGTCAGCAGATCCGGTTGACCTGTCGTGCTGAGGGCTTCCCACCCCCAGTCATTGAGTGGCAAAGAGATGGGCagcccctctcttcccccag ACACCAGCTGCAGCCCGATGGCTCTCTGGTCATCAGCCACGTGGCTCTGGAAGATGGCGGCTTCTATGCCTGTGTCGCTTTCAACGGGCAGGACCGAGACCAGAGATGGGTCCAGCTCAGAGTTCTGG GGGAGCTGGCCATCACAGAACTGCCCTCTACTATGCTGGTGCCAGAGGGTGACACGGCCAGGCTGCTATGCGTGGTGACAGGAGAAAGCGTAAACATCAGGTGGTCCAG GAATGGGCTGCCGGTGCGGGCCGACGGGCATCGAGTCTACCAGTCCCCAGATGGCACACTGCTGATCCACAACCTGCAGCCCAGAGACGAGGGCTCCTACACGTGCAGTGCCTACCGTGGAAGCCAGGCAGTCAGCCGCAGCACGGAGGTGAAGGTGGGCCCGCCGG CACTGGCAGCCCAGCCCAGGGACCTCAGCAGGGAGTGTATGGATCAGCCTGAGCTGGCCAACTGTGATTTGATCCTGCAGGCCCAGCTCTGTGGCAATGAGTATTACTCCAGCTTCTGCTGTGCCAGCTGTTCCCGCTTCCAGCCTCACGCTCGGCCTGTCTGGCAGCAGGGATGA